The following proteins are co-located in the Lacticaseibacillus paracasei subsp. paracasei genome:
- the sdaAA gene encoding L-serine ammonia-lyase, iron-sulfur-dependent, subunit alpha, protein MFYTVKELIEQSHAFPSVAALMVHTEVENSTRTEAQVRHLMSRNLEVMERSVKEGIAGVKSVTGLTGGEAKKLDAYVTSGQFMSGKPIMEAVRNAVAVNEVNAKMGLICATPTAGSAGVLAGVLLAMRDRLHLSHDQQLDFLFTAGAFGLVIANNAGIAGAEGGCQEEVGSASAMAAAALVTANGGTVEQAATAVAITLQNMLGLVCDPVAGLVEVPCVKRNALGASQAMISADMALAGCISVIPADEVIEAVNRVGMQLPATLRETGEGGLATTPTGLRLKEEIFGK, encoded by the coding sequence ATGTTTTATACCGTCAAAGAATTGATTGAGCAAAGTCACGCGTTTCCATCTGTTGCTGCGTTAATGGTGCATACCGAGGTTGAAAACTCGACACGGACGGAGGCACAAGTTCGCCATCTTATGAGCCGCAATCTGGAAGTCATGGAACGATCCGTCAAAGAAGGCATCGCTGGCGTCAAAAGTGTTACCGGTTTGACTGGCGGCGAGGCGAAGAAATTAGACGCTTATGTCACCAGTGGTCAGTTCATGAGCGGCAAGCCGATCATGGAGGCTGTTCGCAATGCGGTTGCTGTTAACGAGGTTAATGCCAAAATGGGCTTGATTTGTGCCACACCCACTGCAGGATCAGCTGGCGTTTTAGCTGGTGTTCTGCTTGCTATGCGTGATCGGTTGCATCTAAGTCATGATCAACAGTTGGATTTTCTTTTTACCGCTGGTGCGTTTGGCCTAGTGATTGCCAATAATGCGGGAATTGCAGGTGCAGAAGGCGGCTGCCAAGAGGAAGTCGGTTCTGCGAGTGCAATGGCGGCAGCTGCGTTGGTAACGGCTAATGGCGGTACGGTGGAGCAAGCAGCGACTGCAGTTGCCATTACCTTACAGAACATGCTCGGGTTAGTCTGTGATCCAGTCGCTGGGTTAGTTGAGGTGCCGTGTGTAAAACGCAACGCGCTGGGCGCCAGTCAGGCGATGATTTCTGCTGACATGGCGTTGGCTGGTTGCATCAGTGTTATTCCGGCTGATGAAGTGATTGAGGCTGTGAATCGTGTCGGGATGCAATTACCAGCGACCTTACGGGAAACAGGCGAAGGCGGCTTAGCAACGACACCAACCGGATTGCGTTTGAAAGAGGAAATTTTCGGTAAATAA
- a CDS encoding HAD family hydrolase, whose amino-acid sequence MIKAIIFDMDGVIVDSEPCALENRLAYLRQVGIEADDRKLAGLLGRNMADVWRIIAPSKDALQLQAGYVAYKQAHPIPYAKIVMPGARPTLQWLKQHDIKTAIASASDLTFIEKMCTETGLRQYFDQLLSGADFTRTKPAPDVYLAALQVLDVAAEEAIAVEDSTLGIAAAKAAGLYTLAVPLRDPRFTQNQQAADQRIKKLTDIMGIVDDKNAYNQ is encoded by the coding sequence TTGATTAAGGCTATTATTTTTGATATGGATGGCGTGATTGTCGACTCAGAGCCGTGTGCCTTAGAAAATCGCCTGGCCTATTTACGTCAGGTGGGGATTGAAGCCGATGATCGCAAGTTGGCTGGGTTATTAGGGCGCAATATGGCCGATGTTTGGCGCATCATTGCGCCTTCGAAAGATGCTCTGCAACTTCAAGCAGGTTATGTGGCCTACAAACAGGCCCATCCGATTCCGTATGCAAAGATTGTAATGCCGGGTGCACGGCCAACTTTACAATGGTTGAAGCAGCATGATATCAAAACTGCCATTGCATCAGCCTCAGATCTGACCTTTATCGAAAAGATGTGTACAGAGACAGGCTTGCGTCAGTATTTTGATCAATTGCTTAGCGGCGCCGACTTCACACGCACTAAACCGGCACCTGATGTCTACTTGGCAGCGCTGCAGGTGCTGGACGTGGCTGCTGAGGAAGCGATCGCGGTGGAAGATTCAACGCTTGGTATTGCCGCCGCAAAAGCTGCTGGTCTATATACCTTAGCAGTCCCGCTACGTGATCCCCGGTTCACTCAAAATCAGCAAGCAGCAGATCAACGGATTAAGAAACTAACCGATATTATGGGAATAGTTGATGATAAAAATGCTTATAATCAATAA
- the sufU gene encoding Fe-S cluster assembly sulfur transfer protein SufU codes for MALTKLDQMYRAVILDEAQHPRHHGVLPAFDHEITVRNPSCGDVLHLQIKEDAGRVTDVAFSGSGCTISQASASLMTEQIIGKTPADIEQMVETFSDLIINGDVPNADILGDAAVLKGVHQFPARIKCATLAWKAAAQVLTQKGEDHD; via the coding sequence ATGGCATTGACTAAGCTGGACCAGATGTATCGGGCGGTCATTTTGGATGAAGCACAACACCCGCGACATCACGGGGTTTTGCCAGCTTTTGACCATGAAATTACGGTTCGCAATCCAAGTTGCGGTGATGTCTTGCATCTTCAAATCAAAGAGGATGCCGGTCGGGTAACGGACGTGGCCTTCTCTGGCAGTGGCTGTACGATTTCTCAAGCCAGTGCTAGCCTGATGACGGAACAGATCATTGGCAAAACGCCAGCAGACATTGAACAAATGGTCGAAACGTTTTCTGATTTGATCATTAACGGGGATGTGCCAAACGCTGATATTTTAGGCGATGCAGCGGTTTTAAAGGGCGTCCACCAATTTCCTGCACGGATCAAATGTGCCACTTTGGCATGGAAAGCAGCGGCGCAAGTTTTGACGCAGAAAGGTGAAGACCATGACTGA
- a CDS encoding DUF1694 domain-containing protein: protein MAEDLEHFIKTMALGIPTIKPDEKRAFLGNFRERVAMAITIKQLRDARITTMLDAVLTRYPGYRIFLNGRMGENLVNQYMMQALAHNYPFTIMNQPGMRVTKRVLQTDFGWVLAHPTQKIAQPILL, encoded by the coding sequence ATGGCTGAGGATCTTGAACATTTTATCAAGACAATGGCGCTGGGGATTCCAACGATTAAACCAGACGAAAAGCGAGCTTTTCTCGGTAATTTTCGTGAACGAGTTGCGATGGCCATTACGATTAAGCAGTTACGCGATGCACGAATCACCACCATGCTTGATGCGGTGTTGACCCGTTATCCTGGTTATCGAATTTTTCTTAATGGCCGAATGGGCGAAAATCTGGTCAATCAATACATGATGCAGGCCCTAGCCCACAACTATCCTTTCACCATTATGAATCAACCGGGGATGCGCGTGACTAAGCGCGTTTTGCAAACCGATTTTGGCTGGGTATTGGCGCACCCGACTCAGAAAATAGCCCAACCCATCCTTTTATAA
- a CDS encoding YueI family protein codes for MSDDNMQEHLNSAIYGPPQTKPDERRAYMGSLRERVALQVTNQALADPKRQAQVQPLLKDFHAHGYKALLNGKLDNAITGPYMKMLTDANVPFTLVANETAQTADKAAGLLIVADTAINQSNVDLPPLEQDPEKPKKRGFDFFKKL; via the coding sequence ATGTCAGACGATAATATGCAGGAACATCTGAACAGTGCGATTTACGGTCCCCCGCAGACCAAACCCGATGAACGTCGAGCCTATATGGGCTCTTTGCGAGAACGTGTTGCTCTACAGGTCACCAATCAAGCATTGGCCGACCCCAAACGACAAGCGCAAGTGCAGCCTTTACTCAAAGACTTTCACGCTCATGGTTATAAAGCGTTGCTAAACGGGAAACTCGATAATGCCATCACAGGCCCCTATATGAAAATGCTCACGGATGCGAATGTGCCATTCACGCTGGTGGCTAATGAAACCGCGCAAACAGCCGACAAGGCCGCTGGATTGCTGATTGTTGCCGACACGGCGATTAATCAATCGAATGTTGATCTGCCACCACTTGAGCAAGATCCTGAAAAGCCGAAAAAACGTGGCTTTGATTTTTTTAAAAAGTTATAA
- a CDS encoding universal stress protein: protein MLQQYQHILVAIDGSYEAELAFKKAVAVAKRNDAELILIHIVDTRAFQNVSSFDSAMVEQVTENAKSTMEGYVDQAKKAGLDKVSFSIEYGAPKTIIARDIPKAKNIDLIMIGATGLNAVERLLIGSVTEYVTRNALCDVLVVRTDLANKPALASTKKPTDNSDK from the coding sequence ATGTTACAACAATATCAACATATTTTGGTTGCGATCGATGGCTCATACGAAGCTGAGTTGGCATTCAAGAAAGCGGTTGCCGTTGCAAAACGGAATGACGCAGAATTGATTCTCATTCATATTGTCGACACCCGCGCGTTCCAGAACGTTTCCAGTTTTGACTCAGCGATGGTTGAACAAGTCACAGAAAACGCGAAGAGTACCATGGAAGGCTATGTGGATCAAGCCAAGAAGGCAGGATTGGACAAGGTCAGTTTCAGTATTGAGTATGGCGCTCCGAAGACGATCATCGCCCGTGATATCCCAAAGGCTAAGAATATCGACCTTATTATGATCGGCGCCACCGGTTTGAACGCTGTTGAACGCTTACTGATTGGGTCCGTCACTGAATATGTGACACGAAACGCACTTTGCGATGTCTTGGTTGTCCGGACCGATTTGGCCAACAAACCGGCACTGGCAAGCACTAAAAAGCCAACTGACAACAGTGATAAATAA
- the sufB gene encoding Fe-S cluster assembly protein SufB, with the protein MTETKNTKNNETVAAYIDFLPEDNPADFKDDIKPVYSTGRGLTEETVRAISAEKHEPDWMLDYRLRAYATYKRLAMPNFGPDLSDLDLDNMLYFQKATDRTYRDWDDVPDAIKNTFDRLGVPQAERKYLAGASAQYESEVVYHNMRDEFEKLGIIFMDMDSALKEYPELVHDYFGKLVKPSDNKFAALNGAVWSGGSFIYVPKGVQTDVPIQSYFRINAENTGQFERTLIIVEPGAHVNYVEGCTAPNYSSDSLHAAVVEVFVKNDAYCRYTTIQNWSKNVFSLETKRAQALDNATMEWVDGNLGSKTTMKYPSVYLDGKGAHGTMLSIAVAGEGVDQDNGARMIHNAPNTSSSIVSKSIAKDGGAVDYRGTVRFTKKADNAFCHVECDTILMDEKSSSDTIPYNEIHNATVSMEHEAKVSKVSEEQLYYLMSRGISEAKATEMIIMGFVEPFTKELPMEYAVELNRLIGMEMDGSVG; encoded by the coding sequence ATGACTGAGACAAAAAACACTAAAAACAATGAAACTGTCGCGGCATATATCGACTTTTTGCCAGAAGACAATCCAGCAGATTTTAAGGATGATATCAAGCCGGTGTATTCTACAGGTCGGGGCTTAACCGAGGAAACGGTTCGCGCTATTTCTGCGGAGAAGCATGAGCCTGACTGGATGCTCGATTATCGGTTGCGTGCTTATGCAACGTACAAAAGGCTGGCAATGCCGAATTTTGGCCCGGATCTTTCCGATCTTGACTTGGACAACATGCTTTATTTTCAAAAGGCGACGGATCGAACCTATCGCGACTGGGATGACGTGCCTGACGCCATTAAAAATACGTTTGATCGGTTAGGCGTTCCGCAGGCTGAACGTAAATATTTGGCCGGCGCCAGCGCCCAATACGAGTCTGAAGTGGTTTACCATAACATGCGGGATGAATTCGAAAAACTCGGCATTATTTTCATGGACATGGACTCAGCTTTGAAAGAGTATCCGGAACTCGTGCATGATTATTTTGGCAAACTGGTTAAACCTAGCGACAATAAATTTGCTGCTTTGAACGGTGCTGTGTGGTCTGGCGGCAGTTTTATCTATGTGCCTAAAGGCGTGCAGACAGATGTGCCAATTCAAAGTTACTTCCGAATTAATGCCGAGAACACCGGTCAATTCGAGCGGACGCTGATCATCGTTGAGCCTGGCGCGCATGTTAACTACGTGGAAGGATGTACGGCTCCTAACTATTCCAGCGACAGTTTGCACGCGGCGGTTGTTGAAGTTTTCGTCAAAAATGACGCTTACTGCCGCTATACGACGATTCAGAACTGGAGCAAGAATGTCTTCTCACTTGAAACCAAACGCGCACAGGCACTCGACAACGCCACTATGGAGTGGGTTGATGGCAACCTTGGCAGTAAAACTACGATGAAGTATCCTAGCGTGTATCTTGACGGTAAAGGCGCGCACGGTACGATGTTAAGTATCGCGGTCGCAGGTGAAGGCGTTGATCAGGATAATGGCGCACGAATGATTCATAATGCGCCGAATACCAGCAGTTCGATTGTCTCCAAGTCGATTGCCAAAGATGGCGGCGCGGTTGATTATCGCGGCACAGTTCGCTTCACTAAAAAGGCAGACAATGCCTTTTGCCACGTAGAATGTGACACGATCTTGATGGATGAAAAAAGTTCAAGTGATACAATTCCTTATAATGAAATCCATAATGCCACAGTGTCAATGGAACATGAAGCGAAGGTATCAAAGGTTTCCGAAGAACAGTTGTACTACTTGATGAGCCGCGGTATTTCTGAAGCCAAGGCCACTGAAATGATTATCATGGGTTTTGTTGAGCCATTTACTAAAGAACTGCCGATGGAATATGCGGTTGAATTGAATCGTCTGATTGGTATGGAAATGGATGGGTCTGTAGGCTGA
- a CDS encoding aminotransferase class V-fold PLP-dependent enzyme, translating into MREQFPFFKAHPELVYLDTAATSQKPQALLDAIQNYYVNDNANVHRGLYKLAYDTTEAYENVRQQVAGFLGAASADEIIFTRGTTDSLNLVASAYGPQVVTAGSQIVVTGAEHHSNFIPWQQLAKRQQATFTVTPVKPDGTVDIAALIAAITPQTKVVAVAQVTNVAGDTLPIAKIAAKAHAVGAVVVVDGAQAVAHLAVDVQAMGADFYAFSGHKIYGPTGIGVLYGRADLLQHMPPIQFGGEMISEVRDDVSTWADGPIKYEAGTPHIAGVIGLGAALTWFDQSVNAAAFDNEHQLADQLRAGLAAIPDVTVYGNQASLATVSFNLTGIHPHDLATFLDEQQIAVRAGHHCAQPLMARLGVPATVRASFGVYNNADDVERLIQAVQAARRYFHGID; encoded by the coding sequence ATGCGTGAACAATTTCCATTTTTTAAAGCTCATCCCGAGCTGGTCTATCTAGATACGGCGGCGACTTCTCAGAAACCGCAAGCTTTACTAGATGCTATTCAAAATTACTATGTCAATGATAATGCCAATGTTCATCGTGGCTTGTATAAATTGGCTTATGACACCACCGAGGCTTATGAAAACGTACGCCAACAAGTGGCCGGCTTTTTAGGTGCGGCGAGTGCTGACGAGATTATTTTTACTCGCGGGACCACTGATAGCTTGAACTTGGTTGCTAGTGCTTATGGGCCGCAAGTCGTCACGGCTGGGTCACAAATTGTTGTGACAGGTGCAGAGCATCACAGTAATTTCATTCCTTGGCAGCAATTAGCCAAGCGCCAGCAGGCTACGTTCACAGTGACGCCGGTAAAGCCGGATGGCACGGTGGATATTGCTGCCTTAATAGCGGCCATCACGCCTCAGACGAAGGTGGTTGCGGTGGCGCAAGTGACGAATGTTGCAGGTGATACGTTACCGATTGCCAAAATTGCGGCCAAAGCCCATGCAGTTGGTGCTGTTGTCGTTGTTGATGGCGCGCAGGCGGTAGCCCATCTGGCAGTTGATGTTCAAGCTATGGGGGCGGATTTCTATGCATTTTCTGGGCATAAAATTTATGGCCCAACTGGCATTGGCGTCCTCTATGGCCGCGCTGATTTATTGCAGCACATGCCGCCGATTCAGTTTGGCGGTGAAATGATTTCAGAAGTCCGCGATGATGTCAGTACTTGGGCAGACGGCCCAATTAAGTACGAGGCTGGCACGCCGCACATTGCTGGCGTGATCGGATTAGGCGCTGCTTTAACGTGGTTTGATCAGTCTGTGAATGCAGCAGCATTTGACAACGAACATCAATTGGCAGATCAGTTACGCGCTGGCCTGGCAGCGATTCCAGATGTGACCGTGTATGGTAATCAAGCAAGTTTGGCGACTGTGTCGTTTAACTTAACTGGGATTCACCCGCATGATCTTGCGACTTTCTTAGATGAGCAGCAAATTGCGGTTCGTGCGGGGCATCATTGTGCACAACCGCTGATGGCGCGACTAGGGGTGCCAGCCACGGTTCGTGCTAGTTTCGGCGTTTACAACAATGCTGACGATGTTGAACGATTGATTCAGGCAGTTCAGGCGGCAAGGAGGTATTTCCATGGCATTGACTAA
- a CDS encoding DUF2785 domain-containing protein: MTQLDTIQRTVQQLRDLLNKGEIFTALPNMLGKVIESVAVEPATPIKIPRDDKTAIVKIRAIQKRIKQTSDPSVTDDEIDFLVAHLASTNPAVRDKGVFFLFNDLFQAEAFTNEQIKTLFKRLQAPDILFNHIFEPQNNGIFLRSFSLMILSGMIYADQNRYHVLTKADYLATVQNIAVYILLEKDGRGYVEKKGWAHAYTHIGNMLEELSQVGVLPRAEKVLLMAAVVEAWRRVETPLVFGEDHRMALYLSSLTNVNKFYSETLLMCLKNWQHALVNVRPQESYSFWVRWYNRNRLLQALALRADLPQPIADYIQQIVDLF, encoded by the coding sequence TTGACGCAACTTGATACGATTCAGCGAACAGTACAACAACTACGCGATTTGCTGAATAAAGGCGAAATTTTTACAGCATTACCGAATATGTTGGGCAAAGTGATTGAGAGCGTGGCAGTTGAACCTGCTACCCCGATTAAAATACCTAGAGACGACAAGACGGCCATTGTCAAAATCAGAGCTATCCAGAAGCGGATCAAGCAAACAAGTGATCCCAGCGTGACTGATGATGAGATTGACTTTTTGGTAGCACATTTGGCAAGTACCAACCCTGCAGTTCGGGATAAAGGCGTTTTCTTCCTGTTCAATGATTTGTTTCAGGCGGAAGCCTTCACCAATGAGCAAATTAAAACGCTTTTCAAGCGGCTGCAAGCACCGGATATTTTGTTCAATCATATTTTTGAACCGCAAAACAATGGTATCTTTTTGCGCAGTTTTTCGCTGATGATTCTAAGCGGCATGATCTATGCTGATCAGAATCGTTACCACGTGTTGACTAAAGCCGATTATTTGGCGACTGTTCAGAATATCGCCGTTTATATTCTGTTAGAAAAAGATGGCCGTGGTTATGTTGAGAAGAAGGGCTGGGCACATGCCTATACACATATTGGCAACATGCTGGAAGAATTGAGTCAAGTTGGGGTCTTACCGCGAGCTGAGAAAGTTTTGCTCATGGCCGCAGTTGTGGAAGCTTGGCGGCGCGTTGAAACACCGCTTGTTTTTGGGGAAGATCATCGCATGGCTTTGTATCTGAGCAGCCTGACCAACGTCAATAAGTTTTACAGTGAAACTTTATTGATGTGTCTCAAGAATTGGCAGCACGCCTTGGTGAATGTTCGTCCGCAAGAATCCTACAGTTTTTGGGTTCGGTGGTACAACCGCAATCGATTGTTGCAAGCATTGGCCCTGCGAGCTGATTTGCCACAGCCAATTGCCGATTATATTCAGCAAATTGTGGATCTTTTTTAG
- a CDS encoding DUF1054 family protein, with protein MVLFTLEDFAVFKATTLATRMHLIREQLDPKFAEAATVIVPLLQTDQQAIYSHIAKHQRRYRNPPPNTWVAFSTSSRGYKMVPHLALGFWDDRLFLWLSVLRESKPASRVLTGITAMATTLPGKWQVAGEHTDKAMLPLTSANLATVGARFQTIKKAEFLLGKVYLADDPIWADPVRLWQDIQQRVVALKPMFDQLVQNV; from the coding sequence GTGGTTCTGTTTACACTTGAAGATTTCGCCGTTTTTAAGGCGACAACGCTGGCGACACGAATGCATTTGATTCGCGAACAATTGGATCCCAAGTTTGCTGAGGCCGCCACGGTGATTGTGCCGCTGCTGCAAACAGATCAGCAGGCGATCTATTCGCACATTGCGAAGCATCAACGTCGCTATCGCAATCCGCCGCCGAATACCTGGGTCGCGTTTTCAACCAGTTCACGCGGTTACAAAATGGTGCCGCATCTGGCGCTGGGCTTTTGGGATGATCGGCTCTTCTTGTGGCTGTCAGTTTTACGTGAAAGTAAGCCGGCGTCGCGGGTATTGACGGGGATCACCGCGATGGCAACAACCTTACCGGGAAAATGGCAAGTGGCAGGGGAGCATACAGATAAGGCGATGTTACCACTGACTTCAGCCAATTTAGCGACAGTTGGGGCTCGATTTCAGACGATTAAAAAGGCGGAGTTCCTTCTAGGAAAAGTTTATTTGGCAGATGATCCGATTTGGGCAGATCCCGTGCGGCTTTGGCAGGACATACAACAGCGGGTTGTCGCCCTTAAACCAATGTTTGATCAGTTGGTTCAAAACGTCTAA
- a CDS encoding replication-associated recombination protein A: MQQPLAYRMRPQNLDEVVGQQDLVGPDRIIRRMVSAHRLSSMILYGPPGTGKTSIASAIAGSTKYAFRILNAATDTKKDLQIVAEEAKMSGTVILLLDEIHRLDKTKQDFLLPLLESGRIVLIGATTENPYMNIQPAIRSRTQIFQVKPLTPDDIASAIKRALADHKRGLGDYQVDLQPDALDYLTHATNGDLRSALNGLELAVLSTPASDDGTITIDLTTIQQSLQKPALAGDTNGDAHYDIISAFQKSIRGSDADAALHYLARLIAIGDLNSITRRLLVIAYEDIGLANPTTASRTLTAIQSAERLGLPEGRIPLADAVIDLCLAPKSNSGIKAIDEALADVENGNAGQIPDDLRDAHYRGAKQLGHGIDYKLPHNYPNGWVAQQYLPDNLKNKHYYQPKATGRYEAALAQRLQQLKDWQRDAQKSKKR; this comes from the coding sequence TTGCAACAACCGCTTGCCTACCGCATGCGTCCACAAAATTTAGATGAAGTTGTCGGTCAACAAGACCTTGTTGGCCCAGATCGCATCATTCGTCGCATGGTCAGCGCTCATCGATTAAGCTCGATGATCCTCTATGGCCCGCCCGGTACCGGTAAAACCAGTATTGCCAGTGCCATTGCTGGCAGCACCAAGTATGCCTTCCGTATTTTAAATGCCGCTACCGATACTAAAAAGGATCTTCAAATCGTGGCTGAAGAGGCCAAAATGAGCGGAACCGTTATCTTGCTGCTAGACGAAATTCATCGGCTGGATAAAACCAAGCAAGACTTTTTACTGCCATTGTTGGAAAGTGGCCGCATCGTTTTAATTGGGGCAACCACCGAAAACCCTTATATGAACATTCAGCCAGCCATTCGCAGCCGAACTCAAATCTTTCAGGTTAAGCCACTGACGCCAGATGATATTGCAAGCGCCATCAAACGGGCTTTAGCCGATCACAAACGCGGACTTGGTGACTATCAGGTTGACTTACAGCCTGACGCACTTGATTATCTCACCCATGCAACCAATGGCGATTTACGATCAGCGTTGAACGGGCTTGAATTAGCGGTATTATCAACCCCAGCAAGCGATGACGGCACGATCACAATTGATCTAACTACCATTCAGCAAAGTCTGCAAAAGCCCGCTTTGGCTGGCGATACAAACGGCGACGCGCATTACGACATTATTTCGGCCTTTCAAAAATCCATTCGCGGCTCCGATGCTGATGCAGCTTTACATTACCTCGCTCGGCTAATCGCCATTGGTGACCTCAACAGCATTACCCGCCGACTGCTGGTCATTGCCTATGAAGACATTGGCCTTGCCAATCCAACCACTGCCAGTCGCACCTTGACCGCCATTCAAAGTGCTGAACGTCTCGGATTGCCGGAAGGTCGCATTCCGCTGGCTGATGCTGTCATTGATCTTTGCCTCGCACCTAAAAGCAACTCCGGTATCAAGGCTATTGACGAAGCTCTCGCCGATGTTGAAAACGGCAATGCCGGCCAAATCCCAGATGATTTACGCGATGCCCATTATCGCGGTGCCAAACAACTAGGCCATGGTATCGACTACAAACTGCCGCATAACTATCCCAACGGCTGGGTTGCACAGCAATATCTGCCTGACAACCTTAAAAATAAACACTACTATCAGCCTAAAGCCACCGGCAGATACGAAGCGGCACTGGCTCAGCGACTACAACAACTTAAAGACTGGCAGCGTGATGCGCAAAAGTCTAAGAAAAGGTAA
- a CDS encoding helix-turn-helix domain-containing protein, whose translation MRKEQQTLRILGDKVRYYRKLKGLSQAELAANICTQATISLIEKRNKVPSMNILMRLIGRLGIQLDDIVVEHHDRVQQLLTGIDFQIQHHQYALAAENLSKIRLDKIKNDDDQKRYYYYQGIIELFKNNAPDEAIYFFGRVLSPLVNSERDLFGILATLGLGLAYAAKHTFDRSRVYIDQALRMLKHVPLSDSKYLDVELTIYWHIARIYYELSDFKAVLKYTDLGVREAVKHDKLFLLDELFALQARALKLLGDPDASKSYQIAIAFARVTGSTPLETSLVAEMVSQKPNIETA comes from the coding sequence ATGCGAAAGGAGCAGCAAACACTGCGGATCTTGGGGGATAAGGTCCGTTATTATCGCAAGTTGAAGGGTCTATCGCAGGCCGAGCTGGCGGCAAATATTTGCACGCAAGCTACAATTAGCTTGATTGAGAAGCGTAATAAAGTGCCAAGCATGAATATTTTGATGCGATTAATTGGTCGTTTAGGAATTCAGCTGGATGACATTGTTGTCGAGCATCATGATCGGGTTCAGCAACTGTTGACCGGTATTGATTTTCAGATTCAGCACCACCAATATGCACTTGCTGCGGAGAATTTGAGTAAGATTCGGTTGGATAAGATCAAGAATGATGATGACCAAAAGCGCTACTATTATTATCAAGGAATTATCGAACTATTCAAAAACAATGCACCGGATGAGGCGATTTATTTCTTTGGCCGAGTCCTGAGCCCGTTAGTTAACTCCGAACGTGACCTTTTTGGTATTCTAGCAACGCTGGGGTTAGGATTGGCCTATGCTGCCAAGCATACGTTTGACCGATCTCGAGTCTATATTGATCAAGCGTTACGCATGTTGAAACACGTGCCACTGTCTGACAGTAAATATCTGGATGTTGAGTTGACAATTTATTGGCACATTGCCCGAATTTATTATGAACTCAGTGACTTTAAGGCCGTCCTCAAATACACTGATCTGGGTGTTCGAGAGGCAGTCAAGCACGATAAACTTTTCCTTCTAGATGAATTGTTTGCATTACAAGCAAGGGCGCTCAAGCTTTTGGGTGACCCCGATGCCTCTAAAAGTTATCAAATTGCGATCGCATTTGCCCGAGTGACAGGCTCAACGCCTTTGGAAACGAGCTTAGTCGCAGAAATGGTCTCGCAAAAACCAAATATTGAGACAGCTTGA
- the sdaAB gene encoding L-serine ammonia-lyase, iron-sulfur-dependent subunit beta has product MPDVRFHSVFDIIGPVMVGPSSSHTAGAARIGKVVRDIFGEAPETITIYLYESFAKTYRGHGTDVALVAGLLGMAPDDPHLPESMKLAYDQGIKVSFVPKSDKVDHPNTAHIVLQKGDHRLAVTGVSIGGGNIQITEINGFKISLSMGQPTYITIHEDVPGMIAQVTKIFSDAGINIGTMTVTRESKGEQAIMIIETDDYQDDILAKLKQLPHMVNVTYFE; this is encoded by the coding sequence ATGCCAGATGTACGATTTCATAGTGTGTTTGATATTATCGGTCCAGTGATGGTCGGCCCAAGTAGTTCCCATACAGCAGGTGCCGCCCGAATTGGAAAAGTGGTTCGCGATATTTTTGGTGAAGCACCAGAAACGATCACGATTTACTTGTATGAATCGTTTGCCAAGACTTACCGCGGCCACGGGACAGATGTGGCTTTGGTCGCAGGATTATTAGGCATGGCGCCGGATGATCCGCATCTACCTGAATCAATGAAGCTTGCCTATGATCAAGGCATTAAGGTTAGCTTTGTACCGAAAAGCGACAAAGTTGATCATCCAAACACAGCGCATATCGTGCTGCAAAAAGGCGACCACCGGCTAGCCGTGACTGGGGTATCGATTGGCGGCGGTAATATTCAGATTACTGAAATCAATGGCTTTAAGATTTCTCTGAGTATGGGGCAGCCAACTTATATTACAATTCATGAAGACGTTCCCGGGATGATCGCGCAGGTGACGAAAATCTTTTCCGATGCTGGTATTAACATCGGTACCATGACTGTGACTCGCGAATCAAAAGGCGAGCAGGCGATCATGATTATTGAAACAGACGACTATCAAGATGATATTTTGGCTAAGTTGAAACAATTGCCGCATATGGTGAATGTCACTTACTTCGAATGA